The Pseudodesulfovibrio sediminis genome includes the window TCAGCATGAGCAGACCTGTGAGTAGTCCGAGTAGCAAAACAGTCTTTATCTGACTGGTCATGTCAACAGTGTCCTCCGATAATCACGATATCGTGTTGAGAACAATAGATAGGAATTTCGAAGAAAAGGTCAAGGAGAGAATCAAGGCGATCCTGCGCCGTACTCCCATCACACACGCCTTGCCTGTCAATCATGAGGGTACGTCCGAAGTGGCTCCCGGCTTCAATAGCGGGCCTTGATGGCAGCAAAAGTGCCGTCCTCTTTCATCGACTGAACAGCCGCACTGAACTGATCGGCCAGCTTCTGGCTCTCGGGACCGTGGATGCGGGAAAAGAACAGATAGAGTGGCTCCCGGCTCAATGTATACAGGACTTCAACATCATCCAACTCACCGGACTTTTTGAGTAAGTGCTGACTCACCTCCTGGCTGGCCAAGATGACATCCACTCTCTTGTTCTGCAGCATGTCGATCAGTTGCGTCATGGATTTTGCAAAGATTTTTTTCAATCCCACCATGTCATCAAACTCTTTGCCGTACGCATAGTCCCTGACAACGCCGATGCGCAGAGAGTGCAGCTCGTCCAGAGACTTGATGCTTTTCCTGCTGTTTTTGAGCGCCAGGACCACATTGGTCTCTGCGGCCAACGGACTGTCAGGAAAGATAGCGATTTTCTCTCGCTCCGGGGTTTTGAACCCGGATGAGAGGGCGAGTATCTCGCCTGTTTTCAGCTGATACAGTCCCCGTTTCCAGGGTCTTGGTTCAAAAGAGGGTGTCACCCCCATGCGCCTGAACGCCTCACGGGCAAGGTCAATATTGATTCCTTTGACCTCACTGTGCTCGACATATTCATATGGAGGGTAGTCCTCGAAAACCACGAGCAGATCATGGGCCTTTCCGGAAAACGGCACCAGAACTCCCCACGTCAGGACAAGGCTGAAAACAAGATAATAACCGAATCTCATTGAGTAAAGATACCTGCACCGCTCCCTAAGAGCAAGCAACAAGTCAACAGCCCAAAATAATGCGACAGACCGCGCAAAAGCGTCACCTTGATCGAAAAAAAACAATTATGAATTGCTCGAAGATGAAAATCATATTAATAAGGAAAACAATCTCCAACCGTTGTACCAATCCGTGAGGGCGGCAATGCGAACCAGCCAAGATGAAAACATTGATGTAAAGAACACTGAAATTCCGATCGTCGGACCTGCCAAAATTCAGAATCCGTCCGCATGCGGGCAGTTCGTAAATGAAGACGACGCCGTACTGGTGAACATTTCCCGCCGTAATGTAGACGGCTCCGGAAAAAGCAAAAAGCACCCGAAGCATGTCTTTTTCGAGCCGGCAGGACCGCGCGAAAAGATTTACTATGATCCCAGCAAGACCAAATGCGCGGTGGTCACCTGCGGCGGGCTCTGCCCCGGCTTGAATGACGTCATCCGGGCCATCGTCATGACTCTGCATCACGGCTATCATGTACCGTCTGTGGTGGGCATCCAGTACGGTCTGGCCGGATTCGTGCCGGAGCAGGGATATGACGTCGTGGACCTGACGCCTGACTATGTCTCGCGCATTCATGAATTCGGCGGCACTGTGCTCGGCAGTTCACGCGGTCCCCAGGACCTGGAAGTCATCGTGGACGCCCTGGAACGCATGAATATTTCCATCCTCTTCATGATCGGCGGCGACGGGACCATGCGGGCCGCCTCCAGAGTGGCCGAGGAGATTCACAAGCGGGGACTGTCCATTTCCATCGTCGGACTGCCCAAGACCATTGACAACGATATCAATTTCGCCTCGCCCTCCTTTGGCTTCGATACCTCCGTGGAAACTGCGGGTATCGCCATCAAGGGCGCGCACATCGAAGCCACGGGCGCTCCCTGGGGAATCGGACTGGTCAAGGTCATGGGCCGGGATGCCGGGTACATCGCGGCACAGAGCGCCCTCTCGTGCCAGGAAGTCAACTTCTGCCTCATCCCTGAAAGCCCCTTTGACCTCCACGGCGAGAACGGATTTCTGGCTGTACTGGACAAACGCATGAAAAAACGGGGCAACGCCGTTATTGTCGTGGCCGAAGGAGCCGGGCAGGAGCTGCTCGAAGAGTCCGGCAAGACAGACGCCTCGGGCAACGTCAAGCTGGCTGATTTCGCCACACTGCTCAAAGACGAGATACTCAGCTATTTCAGAGCGAAAGATATAGAACCGACGCTGAAATTCATCGACCCGAGTTATATCATCCGTTCCGTTCCGGCCAATGCCAATGACCGCATCTACTGTTCGTTTCTCGGCATTTACGCGGTCCACGCAGGCATGACAGGGCGCACTGGGTTTGTCGTCTCCCGCTGGAATGGACGCTATGTGCATATTCCCATGGACCTGGTCACCAAAGGCAAAAAACGAATAAACACGCAGTCCAACTACTGGAGAGCTGTCCTTGAGTCCACAGGGCAGCCCATGAGCATGAAGAACAGGTAAAAGGAAATGATTATTATTCTTGATTTGTTCTCAAGTCAGGTGTAGGTTCCTCGGAATGTTGAGTATTTATTGAAAGAGGCTAAGGTTTTCTCAAGCAATATCCGCAAGGGGGTTTGTATGGATGTGCTGATGCTTTCCAGGCTGCAATTTGCTGCAGCCACCATGTTCCACTTCATCTTCGTCCCACTGACGCTGGGACTTTCCATACTCATCGCGTATATGGAAACTAAGTACGTCCGTACCGGCGATGAAGTATATCTCAAAATGGCAAAATTCTGGGGTAAAATTTTCCTGGTCAATTTCGCCCTCGGTGTCGTTACCGGCATCACCCTGGAGTTCCAATTCGGAACCAACTGGTCCAGATATTCCGCCTATGTGGGCGATATTTTCGGTTCGCTGCTGGCCATTGAAGCAACGGCTGCATTCTTTTTGGAATCCACCTTCATCGGTGTCTGGCACTTCGGTTGGGACAAGCTCTCACCCAAGGCCCACGCCACAGTGGCATGGCTGGTTGCAGGCGCATCCAACCTGTCCGCAGTCTGGATTCTCATCGCCAACGGCTTCATGCAGGACCCCAAGGGATATGTTCTCCGCAACGGTCGGGCAGAACTGAATGACTTTATTGCAGTCATTACCAATAAATGGGCATGGTTGGAATTCTTCCATCAGATCCCGGCAGCACTCACTCTTGCCGGCTTCTTCGTCATGGGCATCTCCGCATGGCACCTGCTCAGGAAGAGCGAGACGGATTTCTTCAAGAAGTCTTTCAACATCGGCGTGACCGTCGCTCTGGTCTTCTGCATCGTCACTGCAGTTGAAGGCCACTTCCACGGTAACAACATGTCCCTCAAGCAGCCGGCCAAACTGGCTGCCATGGAATCCCACTGGGTAACACAGACCAACGCCCCCATGTACCTGCTCATCGTTCCCGGTGAAGACGGCAACTTGGTGGAAGCGCTGCCCATTCCCGGTGCACTCAGCTTCCTGGCGTACAATGATTTTAACGCCGAAGTGAAAGGGTTGAACGATATTCCCAAGGAAGATCGTCCGCCTATCACCATCACGTTCCTGGCATTCAGGACAATGGTCGGTCTTGGCACCCTGTTTATTCTTCTTGCCGGTTTTGGCTGGCTCAAGCGCGCCAAACTGGAACAATACCCGCTGTATCTCAAGATACTGCCCTACTGCATCCCCCTCCCCTACATTGCCATGTGGGCGGGTTGGACTTTGGCTGAGGTCGGACGTCAGCCGTGGATCGTATACGGACTCATGCGTACGTCCGATGCGGTCTCACCCGTTGGCGCAGGCGAGGTCAGCTTTTCGCTGGTGCTCATGTGCCTGCTCTACACCCTGCTCGGCGCTGCCGGTATCTGGCTGATGATCAAGCTGGCCAAGAAAGGCCCCGAAGACAACAGCCCAATCCAGGTTTAGACCTGCAAGAGAATAAGGAGATTATCTAATGAATAACTTCATGGAAATTGGTTCCTTGCACTACTACCTGGCGATGATCTGGTTCGTCCTCTGGGGTGTGCTGTGGGCCGTCTATTTCATTCTGGACGGATTTGATCTGGGTGTGGGCACTCTGCTGCCTGTTCTGGCCAAGAACGAGGCGGAAAAACGCGCCATGCTCAATTCCACCGGTCCCTTCTGGGACGGCAACGAAGTCTGGCTGATCAGTGCCGGCGGTGTCACCTTTGCCGCCTTCCCGTATGCCTACGCGCAGATGTTCAGCGGACTGTATACCGCCCTCATGCTGCTGCTGTTCACGCTCATCGTGCGCGGCGTTTCCTTCGAGTTCCGCTCCAAGGTGGAAAGCGACACATGGAAAAAGATCTGGGACACCGCCCACGCGGTCTGTTCCTTCCTGCCCGCCCTGCTGTTGGGCGTGGCCTTTGGTAACATCTTCCAGGGTATCCCCCTGAATGAAGTCGGATTCTCCCAGGCCGGACTGTTCGGTCTGCTGAACCCCTACGGCATTGCTGGTGGTATCCTGTTCGTGACCATCTTCCTGATGCATGGCGCGCTGTGGCTCTGCATCCGCGCCACCGGCGACCTGCACGCCCGTGCAGAGCTCCTGGCCACCAAACTGTGGCCCGGCGTTGTGGTCCTGACAGTCCTGTTCCTGGCTTATTCCTCCGTAACAACCAAGTTGTTCAACAACTATCTGGTCTACCCGGCACTCTTTGTCATCCTGCTGCTTCCCGTGGTCGGTCTGGTGCTCATGCGCACCTACCTCGGCGCCAAGAAGTACTGGATGGCCTGGGGAGCATCCTGTCTGTATATCGGCGGCACCGCCCTGTTCGGCGTGGTGGGCATCTTCCCGGCCATCATCCCGTCCAATCCCAACCCGGCCAACAGCCTGACCATCATGAACTCCGCGTCCAGCGTGCTGACCCTCGAAATCATGCTCGGTGTGGCCCTGGTGTTCGTGCCCATCGTCATCGGCTACCAGTTCTGGGTGTACAAGACCTTTGCTACTCCCATTACCGAAAACGACATCCACTACTAAGAAGATAAAGACCAAAGCCCCCTGCATCGATGATGCAGGGGGCTTTCTCATGGGTAATCTTCACTGGCATCATTCGAGGCTTGGGAGGATGGGTCAGATGTGCATTTATAGTGAATTGTTGGCAAGTCTTCGAGCCGTACAAGATCTAATACCCTTGGGCGATCGGGCGCAGCCCGACCGGAGGCGTGGCCCGGCTACGGTGATGGATCGGACAAGACCAAAAAATGTGCAGATGGCCCGCTCTCCCAAGCCGATACTCCGGCCCACAAAAAAAACGCCCCCATAAAGGGAGCGCCTTGTTTTTGTTGCCTTTTGGCCGGACTACTTCAAAGCGACATAGCGCTCGGCTATGATATCGAAGTAGGAGCGGGATGAGACATCTGCCCATGCGCCCCACTGTTTCTGGAACTTGTCAAAGGAGGCAGCGACCCTGGTTGCCAGCGAAGACTTGGCGGCTTCTTCGGCAATGACCTCGCGGGCCATGACGCGCAGATCAGCCAGAACCTTTTCCGGGAAACGCTTGAGCTGCACATTGTGCTTGGTGACCAGTTCTTCCAGAGCCGCACCGTTATGGGCCTCGAACTCACACAGGGATTCCTGGTTGGTCTCGGCAGCGGCGACCTTGAGGATGGCCTGGAGATGCTTGGGCAGGGCCATGAACTTGTCTTTGTTGAACATGGCGTCCAGACAGGTTCCCGGCTCATGCCATCCTGGATAGTAGTAGTATTTCGCAGTCTGGTAGAAGCCCATGCGCAGGTCATGGAGCGGCCCGACCCATTCTGTTGCGTCGATGATGCCGCGTTCCAGCGAAGTAAAAATCTCACCGCCGGCAAGCAGGACAACAATACCGCCAGCCTTGGCGATCACTTTGCCGCCCAGACCGGGGATACGTATCTTGAGACCTTCGAAGTCCTTGATGTCGTTGATTTCCTTGTTGAACCAGCCACCCATCTGGACACCGGTGTTGCCCATGGGGCGACCAATCAGGTTGAACTGGCCATACACTTCGTCCCATAGGTCAAGGCCACCGCCGGAGTAAAACCAGGCATTAAGGCCCTGGGCAGACAGTCCGAAAGGCACTGCCGAAAACCACTGGCACGCGGCATCCATGCCAGCCCAATAATAGGCTGAGCCGGAACCGCACTCTGCCGTACCGGAAGAAACAGCGTCAAATACGCCCAGGCCAGGGACCAACTCATTGGCCGCGTAGACCTGAATCTTCATCTGGCCGTCAGAAAGCAACTCGACCTTTTCGGCAAAGGACTCTGCGCCGGTTTGCAGGATGGACAACTTGGGTGGCCAGGTTGTGACCATTTTCCAAATGATTGTTTTTTTGACCTGAGCCGGGGCGGCTCCCTGATTGGCGGGTTTGTCCTCGCCATTGCAGCCAGCGAGCAGGGCAGTGCCACCGGCAAGACCGGCAATGGCAGCTTTACTCAGAAAATCACGTCGTTTCATCATTCCTCCAGGGGAGACGTTGCATGGGCCGTCCAGGGGGCCGTCGATGGACCGCATTTGCTTCTATAGCTTTAAAAAAATGCATTATTTCAGAAAGAATAGCAAGCGCTCCTCCGGTATACATGACTCTCTCCGCCACAAACAAACCAGCGACACAAGGCATAAGAAAAGGCCCCCGCCATGGAGCGGGGGCCTTTCACTATTGAATTTTGAATAAGAAAGCCTAGCTGAGCAGATCCTTGTTGCCTTCGACCAGATCGGTCACAACACCCGGATCGGCCAGGGTCGAGGTATCACCGAACTCGTCGCTGCCTTCAACAATCTT containing:
- a CDS encoding ATP-dependent 6-phosphofructokinase gives rise to the protein MRTSQDENIDVKNTEIPIVGPAKIQNPSACGQFVNEDDAVLVNISRRNVDGSGKSKKHPKHVFFEPAGPREKIYYDPSKTKCAVVTCGGLCPGLNDVIRAIVMTLHHGYHVPSVVGIQYGLAGFVPEQGYDVVDLTPDYVSRIHEFGGTVLGSSRGPQDLEVIVDALERMNISILFMIGGDGTMRAASRVAEEIHKRGLSISIVGLPKTIDNDINFASPSFGFDTSVETAGIAIKGAHIEATGAPWGIGLVKVMGRDAGYIAAQSALSCQEVNFCLIPESPFDLHGENGFLAVLDKRMKKRGNAVIVVAEGAGQELLEESGKTDASGNVKLADFATLLKDEILSYFRAKDIEPTLKFIDPSYIIRSVPANANDRIYCSFLGIYAVHAGMTGRTGFVVSRWNGRYVHIPMDLVTKGKKRINTQSNYWRAVLESTGQPMSMKNR
- a CDS encoding cytochrome ubiquinol oxidase subunit I, which gives rise to MDVLMLSRLQFAAATMFHFIFVPLTLGLSILIAYMETKYVRTGDEVYLKMAKFWGKIFLVNFALGVVTGITLEFQFGTNWSRYSAYVGDIFGSLLAIEATAAFFLESTFIGVWHFGWDKLSPKAHATVAWLVAGASNLSAVWILIANGFMQDPKGYVLRNGRAELNDFIAVITNKWAWLEFFHQIPAALTLAGFFVMGISAWHLLRKSETDFFKKSFNIGVTVALVFCIVTAVEGHFHGNNMSLKQPAKLAAMESHWVTQTNAPMYLLIVPGEDGNLVEALPIPGALSFLAYNDFNAEVKGLNDIPKEDRPPITITFLAFRTMVGLGTLFILLAGFGWLKRAKLEQYPLYLKILPYCIPLPYIAMWAGWTLAEVGRQPWIVYGLMRTSDAVSPVGAGEVSFSLVLMCLLYTLLGAAGIWLMIKLAKKGPEDNSPIQV
- the cydB gene encoding cytochrome d ubiquinol oxidase subunit II, which produces MNNFMEIGSLHYYLAMIWFVLWGVLWAVYFILDGFDLGVGTLLPVLAKNEAEKRAMLNSTGPFWDGNEVWLISAGGVTFAAFPYAYAQMFSGLYTALMLLLFTLIVRGVSFEFRSKVESDTWKKIWDTAHAVCSFLPALLLGVAFGNIFQGIPLNEVGFSQAGLFGLLNPYGIAGGILFVTIFLMHGALWLCIRATGDLHARAELLATKLWPGVVVLTVLFLAYSSVTTKLFNNYLVYPALFVILLLPVVGLVLMRTYLGAKKYWMAWGASCLYIGGTALFGVVGIFPAIIPSNPNPANSLTIMNSASSVLTLEIMLGVALVFVPIVIGYQFWVYKTFATPITENDIHY
- a CDS encoding substrate-binding periplasmic protein; this encodes MRFGYYLVFSLVLTWGVLVPFSGKAHDLLVVFEDYPPYEYVEHSEVKGINIDLAREAFRRMGVTPSFEPRPWKRGLYQLKTGEILALSSGFKTPEREKIAIFPDSPLAAETNVVLALKNSRKSIKSLDELHSLRIGVVRDYAYGKEFDDMVGLKKIFAKSMTQLIDMLQNKRVDVILASQEVSQHLLKKSGELDDVEVLYTLSREPLYLFFSRIHGPESQKLADQFSAAVQSMKEDGTFAAIKARY
- a CDS encoding TRAP transporter substrate-binding protein, which encodes MKRRDFLSKAAIAGLAGGTALLAGCNGEDKPANQGAAPAQVKKTIIWKMVTTWPPKLSILQTGAESFAEKVELLSDGQMKIQVYAANELVPGLGVFDAVSSGTAECGSGSAYYWAGMDAACQWFSAVPFGLSAQGLNAWFYSGGGLDLWDEVYGQFNLIGRPMGNTGVQMGGWFNKEINDIKDFEGLKIRIPGLGGKVIAKAGGIVVLLAGGEIFTSLERGIIDATEWVGPLHDLRMGFYQTAKYYYYPGWHEPGTCLDAMFNKDKFMALPKHLQAILKVAAAETNQESLCEFEAHNGAALEELVTKHNVQLKRFPEKVLADLRVMAREVIAEEAAKSSLATRVAASFDKFQKQWGAWADVSSRSYFDIIAERYVALK